The DNA sequence AAAATGTGATATAATAAGGGTGAATTGGAAATAGGTAAACTATTTTCATCATTCTTTCAAAAAAATATTCTATTAAGAAATATGTAAAGACAGATTAGAAAGTGGGAAATCCCTATGTCCTCTTATGAAAAAGTCTCTCTTTCTGAGATCAATCAATCTATTGAGACTCCAAATAACAATCATTTTTGGCAAAATCTAAAAGCATTCTTAGGACCTGGTGCACTTGTGGCAGTTGGCTACATGGATCCTGGAAATTGGATCACCAGTGTGGTTGGTGGCGCCTCCTACAAGTACAGCCTTTTATTTGTTATTTTAATTTCATCCATCATTGCTATGCAGCTACAACAGATGGCTGGGAAGCTCGGTATCGTGACTAGGATGGACCTAGCACAAGCAACAGCTCATCATGCTCCCAAGTGGCTTCGCTATAGTTTGTGGGTGATTTTAGAATTAGCTTTAATGGCGACAGACTTGGCTGAGGTTCTAGGTTCAGCGATTGCCTTAAATCTTTTGTTTAAAATACCGATTATGATTGCTATCCTCTTAACCGTTTTAGATGTGTTTCTTTTGTTGTTGTTGATGAAATTTGGTTTCAAAAAAATTGAAGCTATTGTTACGACCCTTATTTTAACCATATTAGCCATCTTTACCTATCTTGTGGCCTTAGCCAATCCAAGTATCCAGGGGATCATTGGTGGTTATTTGCCAACTTCAACTTTATTTGAAACACCGTTACCGGGTCATGAAAGTCAATTGACCTTGGCTCTAGGGATTGTAGGAGCGACAGTCATGCCCCATAATCTCTATCTCCATTCCTCTCTATCCCAAACAAGGAAAATCAATCACAAAGATAAGAAGGATGTTCGAAAAGCAGTTCGCTTTATGACCTGGGATTCAAATCTTCAGTTGTCCCTAGCCTTTATTGTCAATTCCTTACTTCTCATTTTAGGTGCCTCCCTCTTTTTTGGTCATGCATCTGAAATTTCAGCTTTCTCCCAAATGTATAATGCTTTACAGGATTCGACAATAGCAGGAGCGATAGCCAGCTCAACCTTGTCAACTTTATTTGCTCTAGCCCTCTTAGCAAGTGGTCAAAATTCGACCA is a window from the Streptococcus oralis genome containing:
- a CDS encoding Nramp family divalent metal transporter; amino-acid sequence: MSSYEKVSLSEINQSIETPNNNHFWQNLKAFLGPGALVAVGYMDPGNWITSVVGGASYKYSLLFVILISSIIAMQLQQMAGKLGIVTRMDLAQATAHHAPKWLRYSLWVILELALMATDLAEVLGSAIALNLLFKIPIMIAILLTVLDVFLLLLLMKFGFKKIEAIVTTLILTILAIFTYLVALANPSIQGIIGGYLPTSTLFETPLPGHESQLTLALGIVGATVMPHNLYLHSSLSQTRKINHKDKKDVRKAVRFMTWDSNLQLSLAFIVNSLLLILGASLFFGHASEISAFSQMYNALQDSTIAGAIASSTLSTLFALALLASGQNSTITGTLTGQIVMEGFLHLRLPQWLIRIGTRIFALLPVIIVAVLFGYQEKTLDQLLVYSQVFLSIALPFSIFPLIYLTSKKSLMGEFTNAKWNTILGYAVSIILTILNIKLLFDIF